In the genome of Persephonella sp. KM09-Lau-8, one region contains:
- the pgsA gene encoding CDP-diacylglycerol--glycerol-3-phosphate 3-phosphatidyltransferase — MSVDAHRGKSSSIIKNIRPISIANLLTISRLAITPVLIYTILKDMYLLSGILVIAAVLSDWLDGIIARKTQDVTKHGELLDPAVDKIFTLSVLVAFVEKQIISTYIVFLIVLREMMVTWFRSVMVNKGIVVPASYYGKLKTTFQLLAIFFLSINLQQLGIIILWISIILAYYSGFDYLKMFIKEKAWQ; from the coding sequence TTGAGTGTTGATGCCCACAGAGGTAAGTCATCAAGTATAATAAAGAACATAAGACCTATAAGTATTGCCAATCTTTTAACAATCTCAAGGCTGGCTATTACGCCAGTCTTGATTTATACAATTCTTAAAGATATGTATCTTCTCTCTGGAATTCTTGTTATTGCAGCGGTTTTATCAGACTGGCTTGATGGAATCATTGCAAGAAAGACCCAGGACGTAACAAAACATGGGGAACTCCTTGACCCTGCAGTTGATAAAATATTTACCCTATCTGTCCTTGTTGCTTTTGTAGAAAAACAAATAATCTCAACTTATATAGTTTTCCTGATTGTTCTCAGGGAGATGATGGTTACATGGTTTAGAAGTGTGATGGTAAATAAAGGAATAGTGGTGCCTGCCTCATACTATGGAAAACTTAAAACAACTTTCCAGCTTTTAGCAATATTTTTCCTTAGTATAAACCTGCAACAGTTAGGAATAATAATTTTATGGATTTCCATAATCCTTGCTTACTACTCAGGATTTGATTATCTTAAAATGTTCATTAAAGAAAAAGCATGGCAGTAA